The Esox lucius isolate fEsoLuc1 chromosome 20, fEsoLuc1.pri, whole genome shotgun sequence region AAAGCAACTGTTGTGACTAGTTGATATGAGAGTACATCAATTGTGGAGCTCAAATTATTGTTTGCTCAGTCTTGTAACGTAAAGAGTTTCAGTgttatatttgtatgttttcttGCATTTCTAGACAACTATTTTGACCGGCAATTTTTTTTAAGCCATTATTGGAGGAATAGCACAAAAAAATTGGAGAGTACTTGAAAGCACACAGAACAACTGTGCAAAGGTGTGCACATTTTCCACCTCACATTCATATGTAATTAGATATGTAAATCAAATACGTATCTCTCGTCTATTCATGTTACAGTATCACTACTGCCAACGTTCAAGTAGCTAGGGGTAGCCTGTAACTATAGCGTACATATACGATTTTTACCATACTACTAGCATATATACAAGCATAAATGAGTTTAAATAAATTGATTttgagtgcctgagatattccccatttaaactttcttccTGGTCCATCTATCAGTTTTCATTGACTTGTAGTCTCATACCCGCTTTAGCCACACACAGTCCCATCCACCCACCCTTGGAGACAAGTCGTGTTATTGTTGAGTGCATGATGATGGGTGTATGATGGAGTCTTACTGAAGAGGATGGTGATGCCGATCAGACACAGAACTGCTGCCAGGATCAGCCCTCCAACACGTAGCCTGTGATAATCTGAACAGAggcaaaaacagacagacaaaaatgtGGGAGGGAGAATGTGCAGGAGAGAGAAcaatgtgtgagagagggagaataaaaggggaaaaaataagagacagagacaaagatggTCTTAAGACATGTTCCAAAGACAACACACCAGAACACTATGTGAAGATGCAAGTGTCTGCTTACCAAAGGTAAATGGATCATCCTCTTCCACTGTAGGGGCAAAAACATGACACCGGTCAAAGTCCTGAGTCAAGCAAATAGCTAACTGAGATTTCTGGAGACCATAATatttaagtttaaaaaaaagttataaaacAAAGCACAACCATGTACTATGGAATGTTATGATAAAGAATTGTCCGTTACATACTTTCTTTTTGCTCCTCTGCAAACACAAGGGACAAAACTGctaacagaaacagagaaacaatgCTAAACACACTGCAACATACATAGACAAGATGGCATGCCAGCAATGTCGCACAGAAACCAGCTGTCCGTCCCTGTGACAAGGGCACTTGTAACTTTAGAAGTCTATAAAATGCTTTGTCCTTAAATAGCATAAAATAAGATCActgaatatatttaattgagaTTGTTATActattcatatttttcaaaacattaaacacattctctctttcactccaaACATACGCTATACTCTGTATAGTAAATAAAGTAATATTGTATGCTTGGATTGAAAAAGAGAATATTAGTGCTGCGAGGACTTCGccactggagaaaaaaaacataaaaaacaaaacttcaGAAATTGGTGGTATTATGaacttttttttcagatttctgCTTAAGACCTGACTCTTACGTGTCAATAACAGCAGCACTGATATCTTTTCCATCTTTCCCTTTATTTCACCTGGGGAAGAAAGAACACAGaaacatataaatacatatgttGCAAATAATCAGAAAGTTATATACTATAACTAAGGGCCTGTTCACTTtaagagaataaaacaccacaTATAATTTCCATAGCATTTGAATTTACACAGGCATGTTCGAGATGTATCCACAAAGGATTGTGGCCATCAAAATATAAAACTCTGACCAACTAGATTGCCTGAAAATGACCCcacttttattaaacaaagCTAGAAGAAATTCCCACAACCATTTAATATGCTTAGACCTTCTTGAGGTCAGGAAGTAAATGGCAGCTCATATAGTGCCCAAAACTGGCTCACACCAGTTCCAATGTCAACAGAGACCTGATGTAAGTGACAAAAGAGTTTTGTATGGGAGCATAATTATGTGGTCATGCATGTTACCCAGAGTGGTTTGCTTCATCTCATCCAATACTTTGTTTcagcatttcatttttcaatcgctatttttatatacaacgtGTTTATAATCATTATAATCATATAATGTCTAAATGTCATAGAGAAGCAAAAAACTCATTTAGAATGGCTCCAAGACCAAAGTATAAATACTGTAACATGAGCCTACAGAGATTTTTCATTGCGCCTGTGcacaaagccagagaaaacACTCTTCAGTAATCACACAATACACTTACAATCCTTCCTCATGTTTCTACAGTATccatgagagaaagagacaatagGAACCAACCACCAAACAATCTGAAGTTCGAGCAGCGCGTCAGGGTTTTGGTCATCTGATCACATTTAATACTGGAGTCTTGAGGAGATTTGGTACCTAAACCCCTTGTcacaaatgtttaaataaacaaaatatgacaTGATACAAAGTAAATAACACAGATTACATATGGAGACATGAATATGAGAGATCTATTTTCAAGAGCTTATCTTCAATAACTccatctgaaaaaaaattactgtcAAACATTATCACTAACTAGGGTAGTGATATTAATACATAAATGTCTGCTATCCACATACACAAATGCTGTTGCAGAACAGGTTCCCTGAACTTGTTTTGCAAGCCCACCCCCCACTCAACACACAAAAGAAAGACTAACGAAAACTAACCCTGGTTCTTGACTTTTTTCCATACAACCAATGTCTTTGCAGATGGCTTCTTTAGTCAGTAAACACTAACTTTCTATGAGTAACTATCGGTGACTGTCCGACCTACTGTAACTATAATATGGTGAATGTACCAATTGGATAAGAGCAGCTCCTAAATagcacaaatgtaaatgtatgtactCTTATACTGGGTGTTATAGAAGTGAGAGTGCTCTTATCTTTTACTCTCACTACTATAACATCCAGCTCAAATATGGAGCTTCCTTACATCTTATAGCAGTGTAAAATGTCTCATAATGGGCACTTAACAGGAACTAGGGAAAATATCCCTTTCTTTTTCCACTCTCCCACTCCACAGCAACGTCAGTGAGGGACAGGGAATGTCGCAAACAAAAATCCCTCCAATAAACAGTCTTGAAAAGAATTACAATCCAAtctagagagagagatgggtttCTTACTGTCTGCTTTTTTAAGGAGGGAATTACATAACATTCTAGTGAAGTGCAGATGTAGAGGTGGGACTGACGTGAGAtttatgtcacaatttctgTTGTCAAGTGTCTGTTGAAAACAGTGCCAGGCAATGCTGCAGATTATTCTTATTCAAACATTCATTCAATCACCCTGGATACCAGACTTGGTGATAATGGTACCAGTGTTCCAACATGGGTCACGCTGATTCTCTGCCACTGTGCCTGAAGCATAAGAAGAACCAAGCAGTTGTCTGTAAACAGTATGACTCCATTCAATCCTCTTGTTCAGCCTTCCACAGCTCTCCTCCATGCCCACTCACTGACAAATTCACTCACATAATTTAACAATGTGTTTCTACcggaaatgttttattagatCAAAACTATCCACTCACTAACCTGCTGCTTCACAACAGGCTATTGTCTAAACTTAAAATGGGTACACACAGAAGACCATTCCCCCTGTGCCCACTCAGTGcatttatacattatttatttcccTAAATCTCTTTCCAACTACGTCAATATATCACGACTTAAGACAGCaaatctgtttcttttttcaaatcCCACAGCGATAAAAAGAGCAAACATTACAGCTCCTAGGCTCCTGCCCTTGCCTGAAAAGGCATTTACAAGGTAATCATTTATCCATTTCAGATATGAATTCTGGGATTGTTGCAGTATTTTTTCAGAAAATTTCTGTAAGGTTTATGTGCTCACATTGTGACACCATTGTTTGGAGCGTGTGCAGACATTTTGGTAGACAAGAAGTGTCTGAGAGGTGTGTTTCCCACTCTATTCAGGGACCTAACCCAGCATTTGGGGCTTGTTTTGGTTAATATTTGTTGGCTTGCTAAAAACAAGAAGATGTTTATACTGTTTGGCATTAACATTAGCCAGCTATGCAAGAAtgagaaacactgatctaaTTTTGCGAgtgaagaaacatttaaacattaactATTTTCATTGGCTTAGTATGGTGAATGTCCTGCTCCTAGTGGCAAAAAAGGCACTGGCTTCCTAATGAGCATTTCTTGGtaatgaaagaaatgtattgctttttaaacgaaaactatttaaatataaCATTATTGTCCTGGAGTTGTGCCAGTGCATGGAAGACTCAGCTACAACAGAGACAACCTAATGTGGGCTTACATTTTTTGGCTTGCTATTAGTACAGTGACATTGTTAGGCCTGGTCTTTGCTTAGCTTGTTAACATTTGTTGACAAGGAAACTATGAAATCACTGCTAAATTGGCTCATGCTTATGTCCATCctggtatgtgtgtttgtgtgtgtacatagcTCCCAATATGACGCAGTCAACTCTCCACTCCTGTATGGGTTCCTTCCCCCAATAGAGAGGATCAGGGATGCAGTTGTTATATGACTAATAAAGGACGTGATGCCTAGAAGTAGGAATACAGCTTTCAGCTAAATTAAGAACAAAACATGTTGCTGAGAATGGGCAGcacaaatgtaatacaaatgtaacacatactggaaaaacattttaataagatAAAAGACCGGCATAGAGTCCATCCATATTTCAGTAATGCTATTAAGAACAGTTAATTACAAAGGTTGCAAGTTCATTCTTCCACGCTGTCCCAACACCACAGCCAacccagacagaaaccagatggGTAGACTGTAGCTAATCTTGGCTCGTACAGTCAGGCACATTGTTTCTCTATCAGTTCCTCATTCCTATTATAGCCACCTCCATGTTGTTTATTCTTATTTCATTAAAGAGTGGCTGTTACAGCAGAGAAGGGAAATGTTTTCCTGTGGTTGTTTAACTGAAAGGGAGAATTTAGCATACTAAAACCATGACTCATTCATCCTACCCACAGCCACAAGGTTAGCAACAGCAAAGGCAGCACCGCTGCTGCCTTCCCTTCAGGGAAAACGCCTTTGTGTTACTTCTTTCTTGTGTATAGTTACAGCCAGCAGTGGACTACCTACCAAGGGAAGTGGAATACAGTTAGCTTTTGAGTCTGAGGGCTCACATTGACTAAGGACTTCCTTGAGAAATTAAACATCTGAAGCAATTTATTTTCAGTGGAACGAAAGCGATGAAAAGTGGAGTTGGCACGGGACTCTTGGGCGACACAAGCATAGGCGAGGGAGAGTGAACAGGGTGGGATTAAGGTTATGAAAACCTTTATGCAAATGCATTGTGATATACCTACCTAGCATTTTATCACCTTACTAGCACCCACATGACAAAGCTAGTGTGGCTAGACAAAGTGCTATATTGTCAGTCATGGCTGTGAGAAAATGTGCCTGAAAATGTACCTTCCTGGTCAGAAATGACCTTAGTGATCACCTAATAACAATGTTCTGGAGTAAGCCTTGTGAAAACAGATCAGCCCAAGCTAACAGAAGTATCAGAGTGCTTGTTTGCACTATGAGAAAAACACAGATCCCGGTTATCAGTACTGTAAGCATAGCCTACAAGAGACTGGGAGAATCAGTTGTAATACCTTTGGTGAATTTCATTTCTGGTACTATGAAATCACTTAATATCTAATAGAT contains the following coding sequences:
- the LOC105019134 gene encoding FXYD domain-containing ion transport regulator 3 isoform X1, with translation MEKISVLLLLTPVLSLVFAEEQKEMEEDDPFTFDYHRLRVGGLILAAVLCLIGITILFSGHCRCKFNQDKRRTGSNGATQPLNDQAHASEC
- the LOC105019134 gene encoding FXYD domain-containing ion transport regulator 3 precursor (The RefSeq protein has 1 substitution compared to this genomic sequence), which codes for MEKISVLLLLTLLSLVFAEEQKEMEEDDPFTFDYHRLRVGGLILAAVLCLIGITILFSEHCRCKFNQDKRRTGSNGATQPLNDQAHASEC